The proteins below are encoded in one region of Pelagibacterium flavum:
- a CDS encoding helix-turn-helix domain-containing protein gives MNTNRRQPIAHKTSGALIGYVTTEELASSLGVHPTTLAKWRTARKGPPFARMGHRVLYNVDRFKQWLAEQEIQPISKR, from the coding sequence ATGAATACCAACAGACGGCAACCTATTGCCCATAAAACATCCGGCGCTCTTATAGGCTATGTGACCACAGAGGAGCTCGCTTCAAGCTTGGGGGTGCATCCCACCACCCTCGCGAAATGGCGCACTGCCCGGAAAGGGCCACCTTTTGCCAGGATGGGGCATCGCGTCCTTTACAACGTCGACCGCTTTAAACAATGGTTGGCCGAGCAAGAAATTCAGCCGATCTCCAAGCGCTGA
- a CDS encoding tyrosine-type recombinase/integrase produces the protein MADRLTDKIAKNAEPPSKGSRIIYCDGFSGFGLRVTQAGAKSFVLNYRINGRERRTTLGQYPQWSVSAARTYAAELRRNIDQGIDPLEIKDRARTAPTVYDLYRKYAQEHLPSKRARSAADDDAMWQKLILPRMGKIKVEELAPHDVDALHRWVSQDRPVRANRTIEVLRKALNLAIRWGWIEKNAAVGVRKNLEHPRERFLSDAEMKAISDALGSLSERVSADAIRLLMLTGARKGEVLRAEWREFDLEAGIWTKPSHHTKQKRQHRVPISTETLKLLRRVKSEQTSQRFVFPGRTPDQSLTDIKRSWQSVREKATVALWRAHPQSAALIRTLEQELQRQPKIAEVLSAAQQFVTNIPHGVLDVRIHDLRHTYASLLVGKGASLPLIGALLGHTQSQTTHRYAHLADDPLRAATELVGQVYSNARGDSTRGEQR, from the coding sequence ATGGCAGATAGGCTTACCGACAAGATTGCCAAGAACGCGGAGCCGCCTAGCAAAGGCAGTCGCATAATTTATTGCGATGGATTTAGCGGTTTCGGACTTCGAGTTACACAGGCCGGAGCAAAATCCTTTGTTCTGAACTACCGCATCAACGGCAGGGAGCGCCGGACCACTCTTGGGCAATATCCCCAATGGTCGGTATCGGCAGCCAGGACGTACGCTGCCGAACTGAGGCGCAATATCGATCAAGGCATTGATCCACTAGAAATAAAGGATAGGGCACGTACCGCACCGACGGTCTACGACCTGTATCGGAAATACGCTCAAGAACACTTGCCCAGCAAGCGCGCGCGCTCTGCGGCGGACGACGATGCGATGTGGCAAAAACTGATCCTCCCCCGGATGGGAAAAATCAAAGTGGAAGAGCTCGCACCTCATGATGTCGACGCCTTGCATCGTTGGGTATCGCAGGACCGTCCGGTTAGAGCCAACCGCACCATTGAGGTTCTGAGAAAGGCGCTTAACCTGGCCATTCGCTGGGGGTGGATTGAAAAGAACGCTGCGGTTGGAGTGCGGAAGAATTTGGAGCACCCTCGGGAGCGGTTCCTTTCCGACGCGGAAATGAAAGCCATCTCAGACGCTCTGGGCAGCCTATCCGAGCGTGTCAGCGCCGACGCGATACGATTGCTGATGCTGACTGGCGCCCGCAAAGGTGAGGTGCTGCGAGCCGAATGGCGAGAGTTTGACCTGGAGGCAGGCATTTGGACCAAGCCCTCGCACCATACCAAACAGAAGCGACAGCACCGCGTGCCAATTAGTACCGAAACCCTCAAGCTGCTCAGGCGGGTCAAATCTGAGCAAACGTCCCAACGCTTTGTCTTTCCAGGTCGTACACCTGACCAATCGCTCACCGATATCAAGCGCAGTTGGCAATCAGTGCGTGAAAAGGCAACGGTTGCTTTATGGAGAGCGCATCCTCAGTCCGCGGCGCTTATCAGAACGCTGGAACAAGAGCTCCAGCGGCAGCCTAAAATAGCCGAAGTCCTATCTGCCGCACAGCAATTCGTCACCAACATACCCCACGGTGTTCTTGATGTCAGAATTCACGACCTTCGGCACACCTACGCGTCACTGCTGGTGGGAAAAGGCGCCTCACTTCCGCTCATCGGGGCCCTGCTTGGTCACACACAGTCTCAGACGACCCATAGATACGCTCACCTGGCCGATGATCCCCTGCGGGCAGCAACGGAACTTGTCGGGCAGGTATACTCAAATGCAAGGGGCGATAGTACCCGGGGGGAGCAGCGATGA
- a CDS encoding ATP-dependent DNA helicase, whose amino-acid sequence MAPVIVDASLSDGTRAWQFGQRQKIDDLLRQQVSRRRKGRRHETGHAWRDLVNQSLGEMPDDHDETAVEELARREKAAALEELFSARFSLLLGPAGTGKTRLLQMLCDLPEVRGDGILLLAPTGKARVQMQRNIEGLKALTIAQFLLPDRFDPETQQYRLSNAPKVESAGTVIIDEASMVTEDMLAAVFDALKGPKRVILVGDHRQLPPIGAGRPLVDLARVLRPWDSDREPPFPRVGPGYTELTVHRRQTGKGNKGRDDLLLASWFTDEAPDPGADEIWARMTLGETDGHVEVRCWQTDEELKDQLLEALVQHVPEIATDEDERGFGVSLGGVASESGVFFNAAWPERNRLGASERCEAWQLLTPVRGKGHGVEELNRFLHERFRKQALRFAEARRPRTPRPNGAERIIYGDKVMSTTNALRGVLGRERALVSNGEIGIVVGETRFGNRWNGRTPERLDVEFGTQPGRTFVYWPGDFGDDGTVALELAYALTVHKSQGSQFDRVFVVIPQPCFILSRELIYTALTRQVDGVVLFVQGQPSDLRTYTSSRYSEVARRYTNLFAAPEMLADPSGAFLERGLIHRTARGELVRSISEVVVADALNAEGIDYQYEKALRGADGIERYPDFTAEDPATGVTVYWEHLGMLSDPTYVSRWAKKLNWYDEVLGLEPNGAENDKGERLVTSENRLDGAIDSAKIRQQVRDVFDL is encoded by the coding sequence ATGGCACCAGTGATCGTCGACGCATCGTTGTCAGATGGAACCCGCGCCTGGCAGTTCGGCCAAAGACAGAAGATTGACGATCTACTTCGCCAGCAGGTGAGCCGACGCAGGAAAGGCCGGCGACATGAGACGGGTCACGCGTGGCGAGACCTTGTCAATCAGTCGCTTGGCGAAATGCCCGACGACCATGACGAGACTGCGGTCGAGGAGTTGGCGCGGAGGGAAAAGGCAGCCGCGCTCGAAGAACTCTTTTCGGCGCGTTTTTCGCTGCTCCTTGGACCTGCCGGGACAGGCAAAACTCGGCTACTCCAGATGCTTTGCGATCTGCCGGAAGTGCGCGGCGACGGAATCCTGCTGCTTGCACCGACAGGCAAGGCACGAGTTCAGATGCAAAGGAACATTGAGGGGCTGAAGGCTCTGACCATCGCGCAATTCCTGCTACCCGATCGCTTCGACCCGGAGACGCAGCAGTATCGCCTCTCGAACGCCCCAAAAGTCGAGAGCGCTGGGACCGTGATCATCGACGAGGCTTCGATGGTCACGGAAGACATGCTTGCTGCAGTCTTCGATGCGCTCAAGGGGCCGAAGCGGGTCATCCTTGTAGGCGACCACAGACAGCTCCCGCCGATCGGGGCCGGGCGGCCTCTCGTGGACCTAGCGAGAGTGCTCCGGCCATGGGACAGCGATAGAGAGCCACCGTTCCCTCGTGTGGGGCCCGGCTACACAGAGCTGACGGTACATCGCCGACAGACCGGCAAAGGCAACAAAGGTCGTGACGACTTGCTTTTGGCTTCGTGGTTCACCGACGAAGCGCCAGATCCCGGAGCCGACGAGATCTGGGCTCGCATGACCCTCGGCGAGACCGACGGCCATGTCGAAGTTCGCTGCTGGCAGACAGATGAGGAACTTAAGGACCAGCTTTTGGAGGCACTCGTCCAACACGTCCCGGAAATCGCAACCGACGAGGACGAACGAGGCTTCGGGGTCTCGCTCGGGGGTGTCGCCAGTGAGAGCGGCGTCTTCTTCAACGCAGCGTGGCCGGAAAGAAACCGGCTGGGGGCGTCGGAGCGCTGCGAGGCATGGCAATTGCTGACACCCGTTCGTGGCAAGGGACACGGGGTCGAAGAACTAAACCGCTTCCTCCACGAGCGTTTCCGGAAGCAAGCGCTACGTTTTGCGGAAGCGCGCCGCCCACGCACCCCGCGCCCGAATGGAGCGGAGCGGATCATCTACGGCGACAAGGTGATGTCGACCACCAATGCCCTGAGAGGCGTACTCGGCCGCGAGAGGGCTTTGGTATCGAACGGAGAAATTGGAATTGTCGTAGGTGAGACGCGGTTCGGCAACCGTTGGAATGGGCGAACGCCAGAGCGTCTAGACGTGGAATTTGGGACGCAGCCAGGAAGGACCTTCGTCTATTGGCCGGGGGACTTCGGAGACGATGGCACCGTGGCCCTCGAACTCGCCTATGCACTGACCGTTCACAAGAGCCAAGGCAGCCAGTTCGACCGGGTGTTCGTCGTGATACCGCAGCCCTGTTTCATCTTGAGCAGGGAGTTGATCTACACCGCCCTGACCCGTCAGGTCGACGGCGTCGTCCTGTTCGTGCAGGGGCAACCCTCGGACCTCAGAACATACACATCCTCCAGGTATTCGGAGGTCGCACGACGCTACACTAACCTCTTTGCTGCGCCGGAGATGCTGGCCGATCCGAGTGGGGCGTTCCTTGAACGTGGCCTGATCCATCGCACGGCACGGGGCGAACTTGTTCGTTCGATCTCAGAGGTTGTGGTGGCGGATGCACTCAACGCGGAGGGCATAGACTATCAATACGAGAAGGCACTTCGCGGTGCCGACGGGATCGAGCGTTATCCTGACTTCACGGCCGAAGACCCGGCAACGGGCGTGACGGTCTATTGGGAGCATCTAGGGATGTTGTCGGATCCGACCTACGTGAGCAGATGGGCGAAGAAACTCAATTGGTACGACGAGGTGTTGGGGCTAGAGCCGAACGGCGCCGAGAACGATAAAGGCGAACGCCTTGTGACGTCAGAGAACCGCCTAGACGGCGCGATCGACTCCGCCAAGATCAGGCAACAGGTGCGTGACGTGTTCGATCTTTGA